A window of Hevea brasiliensis isolate MT/VB/25A 57/8 unplaced genomic scaffold, ASM3005281v1 Scaf7, whole genome shotgun sequence genomic DNA:
CCTCTGTATGATTCCAAGACCGTAAGGTCAGTTCTAAAATAAACATTTCACACGCCCTGGCAAATACAACTGGAGCCTCAGCTGATATCATCCTTACATCCTCATCAGCCTTCATGATCTTCTTGATCCTTGCTAAGGGAAGGCTATGATTCTTGAAGTCAAcaactttgtccactttttgaTACTGATTTACCCAAAAAGTCTGAAGTTGTTGCTGTAGTTGCTGTTGCTGTTGATGGTGGATTTGCTGATAAGCAAGTTGATTCTGCGCAAGCTGAGCTCCTGCTGGCTGCCCAGCAGATTGGATGGTCCCAATGGATCCTGGATTTTGGGCAGAAGACGTTTGATTTGGCTGATAAGGGTTTGTGCCATATGGCATCTGACCTGTACTACCCACTACCCCTGCAGGTGGGGGCTGTCCATACCCTTGCTGATCCATTCTGTTGCAGGTGAAGAAATATGAAAAACTGAATTTTGGCACATTTTGCCATATCTATATTATGTGACTGCTAAAGAAATGCATGAATAAAAATTACCTGAAGTTCTAAATTGATAGAGTTAAGAGACTGATGAAACTCCAACTTTACACCTTCCAACAAGCTATAACAGAAAACAATCAGAAGGTGTGATTTAAGATTGTCTAGTCCACAAAAGAAAAATATTGTATCAGTTCTTTACATCTGAAACCAATAAATGATAAATGTGGGGGCTTAAGACACCGAAATACTACATTATActctcttttgttttttttttttctgaagttATTGATAAATTATAGATGGCTATTTTCT
This region includes:
- the LOC110658047 gene encoding nuclear transcription factor Y subunit C-9, translated to MDQQGYGQPPPAGVVGSTGQMPYGTNPYQPNQTSSAQNPGSIGTIQSAGQPAGAQLAQNQLAYQQIHHQQQQQLQQQLQTFWVNQYQKVDKVVDFKNHSLPLARIKKIMKADEDVRMISAEAPVVFARACEMFILELTLRSWNHTEENKRRTLQKNDIAAAITRTDIFDFLVDIVPREDLKDEVLASISRGAMPVGGPADALPYGYMPPQHVAQVGTPGMIYAQQSHAYMGQQIWPQQGSEERQQSPSDH